GGGTTTGACATGTTTCAGCAACAAACTTGAAACCATTCTTTCATTGGTGTAAATATGAATATGGATGAATTTCTGAAAACAACATGCTTTCATGAAGCAgaataatgaaaaaaaacaTGCACAATGATTACTGAAAAAATTCTGTTGTAAAATCCTTCAACTTAATGCCACACTGTCTTCAATTTAACCGAAAATATTATCTATGGACACACTAACTTTATGAAGTTTGATGTTCTTTCGAACTGTTGAAGGCCAATATGATGAATGTTTGGCTCCCACAGTTATCATGCATTACTAGATGAGATTAGGtctacatgaatataaatgcatgtGCTGAATCTGCTTAAGTTCTATACCAATTACGTTCAGTTCGAATATCATGATGACAACCTCAAGGGAATTAAAAATTgtccaaagaaataaaatgagaGTTTGGTTGAACAAATAAGATTCATGAGGAGCCAAATTGCCAAGGGGCCACGAACGGAAACATAAATACTTTAGTTAGATCGAATCTACAACTTCAAGAAGAAACATGTTGGTGTTCGTGATATTCTTATGTACTTCTGCACCTGTGGGAACCGTTGTTTCTGTTATTGTCCACCTGAGCATCAATTTTAGTGTATGTCTTCCAGTTATTATCAAGTTAAACCCTTCATCCATCTTGAACAAAGAAGTTAGGAGCATTCTTTCCACTTTATACCATCAACTCTCCATTCAAACAGAAggaatatatacatatatatataagcttTCGTGATGTTTGCGGCGTATGACAGCTTGAAGCACataaatttttgacaaaaagcAGGATTCCAAGTTCAAATGAAGCTTCTAAGCCAAACTGTCAAATGTTGTCAAAATCAATAACATGTTATAACCTCTTATGGTCTTACCTCATAGAGAAGAATAAAATTATCAGAGGTGATCTCCACATAATATCCAAACATGAACCTCAAAACACTAAAAAATGATTGTGCGTTCCaatgaattgataccaaatcCAGGCAagattcactgcagaaatcaacaaaaaaaatgttttaataGCTACCAAATAGGTACCAAAGAGCTAAAATATCACAATACTTTATAtccggtaaaaaaaaaaatttctgatcaATCTACTGATAAAGTGATGAACAGTAATACCTAAAGCTTCCAGATAAGAGACCGCTAAAATAGGAAGACATTTGAATGATCCTGTAGAAAAGTTGTCAAGAAATACTCATTCCAAAAGAAGAGTATAGTGGAACTGCGATTGAACTGGATGAGAATAGCAGTACAGAATTATAAGCATGttaaggaaggaagatgaggcAGTCAGTATTAGTTTGCCTGTTTCGATTGGCTTTGATTTGGACGATTCTGTGAGTGAGAATGGAAGTCAAGTCCCATCTGTAAATGTCAGCGGTTGAAATGGAAATCACATCTTCCGCGTCACCTTCAACGTCGTCTTCCATACACCTTAGAGTTACGAATTCCTCGTCTTCGTCCATGCCGGTGTTCGTCGCCATGAATACACAGCTACCAAATTTCTCTCCACTCTCGTGAAAAGAAAGAACCGGGATCGGGAAAGACCCGAGTCACTGGCATAAGAGCTATTATAAACACTAGACTAGACGCCGGTCCAAGAGTTTGTTTGGATGGGAAGATTTGCataaaaaagtttcaaaatttttttatttataccataaatataatttttaattattttttattttacatacatcacatcataaaaaatacaataataattatttcaaataaatattcaaataacatcctatccaaacaaaattaACTTGTGAGGCTTTTATTCACTTTCCCCACCCCCATTTTTTGGTAAATTTCTCTTTTAGACTCGGATCCATTGAAATTTTTTCAGACCAACAGTTCACTTGCTTCAACAGCTAAAGAGACCATTCCTGTTTCCTTCATAGCTGTCCAATTTCCAATTTCCCTTCCTTTTGCAGTTTGCTGTACTGCGAAAAAGAATAAACCCAGAAAGACGTAGCGGACCTTGCTTTCACCTCTTGGGTTGTCATAAAAAATCTGACCCATCTCACGAATCCATGGGCACATCATTGATTCGGGATGCAAAACGAAACTGCACAATGGGTCACCATCAAAATTATGAGAAGGGCTGGGCTTGCCATCCTCATGTTCTGTCCTCTAAAGCCCAAAAGTGAGTTCCTCAATCCTTTGCATTTCctccgcaacggatcttctgtcccacactctatgtcactctctgtcccactttttattatattactatttctcttatataaatatcatgttttagtttttttttgttttcttaaaatccaatagctattaattaagtaaaaaataaatacaacagtttcaaaaaataatatataatagaaaattaaaaaatacagtcgaaaattcataaaaaaatctcatttttttatgcattttgattttttgaatttgttaaattttatatattactcaattaatagttattggatcttaaggaagcaaaaaagaattaaaacatgatgtttatgaaggagaaatagtaataaaataaaaagtgggacaaaGAATGATACAGGATGTAGGACAGAAGATCCTTTGCGCTTTTCCTCGGTGAAGTTTCAGTAAAATTCGGCAAATCTTAAACATGAGCGCAAACTACAACTTTTATATTAGAAATCGCTTTTTTCGGGAGGTTTCATAGAAAATTTATTGTAGACATTtaatgtatgtaagataaacaATGTGTTTAAAAAATCTAGATCTAGGAGGAACAAGCTTAGCTTAGCAACGTAGCAGCAGAAGGATGGGCTGTGCATGGGTTGACGTCAGTTTGGGAAATCGGATTCAGAAAAGTGGTCGGTAGAATCCGTTTCGAAGATGGCTATTTCACTTGTTGAAGAAGGCAAGCAGGAGAGTCCTTACTTAGTCCTCATCATAACTCAATGAACAAGTTAAGGCAGTGGACAAGCATGGACCGGCAGTGTAAGGGGATCCCTTGTTTGAAGCGAAGGCAGAACCCATGATGATCACCTAAGAAGCACACGATCTATCTTTGTTAAACACACTCATCTCTGGTATGCATCAACCGGATTTTTCTTGTGACCGAAATGTCAGATGTTATAGATGTAACTGCATTTTAAAGCAATAGAAATTATGTACTGCAATAGGTGATCTCTAGCGTTGTTTAATCTAAACAACCTCCCAGAGTTCTGAGAATAGAAGGCCTCACAAGCGGATTTTCCATTACTATCAGTCCAATGATATCTAGCGGAAAAGTTGGACCGAAGACATATGTACAGCTCCGGTTTCCACACTCACACTGTTCTGGTGTTTTTAAGTACAAATACATGAAAATTAAATAAAGATGGGGGAAGCTTTCCTGCATCCATGTCCAGGAGGCGCCTCAATGACAATTACCTTCTCAAAGCACCATAGTTCCTTGTGGCCTACAATCAGAATTGCTCGTTAGGTCGAATACCTAAAATCTTAAGAAAGGTTGACGGCTGACCTGTACATATTCAAGGATATTGGAATATTGGACTCTCCACTCAAAGAATATTGGAATACTTTTATCCCAGTATATTACAAGCATTAAATTCTAACTTTAGACTATTTGATCAAATCAGTggcaaattaaaatttttttaaaaaaaaaactaaataaaagtTATATGAATCAGCAATAAATACTTTATGCAAGAAGTTAGGTGCTGAACCATGCGGAAGAAAAGGTGACACCAATGGTGGAGAGGCTTACATGCATGAAAGTTTTAATTAGTCAAAGCATAAAAAGAACAATTACAATGGTTACTCTACAAAAATGACAATTTTTGTAACATTTTTGTAGTTCTAAAGTTTCTCATCTTTCCTTAAAGATAAAATGATGCAGCTCAATACCTGGGAACATAAAGTACATAAAAGAACAAATAACTACGGATCATACTCCTTATATCAAATTCATCCACCGAAGAGAATTCCTAGAATATGGTAACGTGGATATTCAGGCACTACATGCTTTGACCACGTAAAACTGTAAGTATCATTCAAACTACGGTTTCAACTTTCAATTACATATTAAAAAGTGCggaaaaatgctagaataaatTGCAGGTCAGGGATTTTAATATGTAACCATATGTGGAAAGAATCAATTGCTTTCATCAAGCAAAAGCAACAAAAGGAACTAGCAAGTAATCACAATTAACATGACAAGGAAAGCATCAACAGTAGATTCAACTGCAATAATTTTGAAAGGAGAGGGATCTTGGTTCTTACAGCAACATATTCTAGAATTTGGTGACATCAATAGCAgcaggaaaccctaaaacatgAGTTTGTTTTGAATGTCACTTACCCGAGTTTGAGATCTATTTTTCTTTGCCATATCGTCATCGTCGTCGTCGTCATCGTCATCTCTGTTCATGAGCATCTTGTGAAATGAAGAAGACGTGTTATCTGATTTCCTTCCCCTTTTAGATGCTGTTGTAGAACCTCTACCCCTTCCCCTTGGAGCAGCTCTTTTCTGTCCTTTGCCTCGGACAGATTTTTCTTCCTATAACAAGCCAAAACAAAATTATTTGCTAAGGGTGTGTAAGCATTGGTATACTATTAAGATAGTTTAGAGACAGAGTTTAAAACTTGCGTATACTTATCAACATGTTAGTCAAAAGCATGGAGGTGCATATGGAAAACAATTTAAATTGTATCCACTTCCTAAATCTAAGTGTGAAAATCATAAATGACCCAATTACAGGATACATCGGTTTGACATGCAAAAACATTAGACCCAGGCAGATATGATCTGGGTACTCTACTAGTTTGTAACTCATCTTTATATACTTTTTTCTTGTACTCGAGTATTTATATGGTACAAGACTAAGTTAGAGGAGATATTCTGCTATCTTATATCATTTTTAACTCATCAGGTTACACATGCATTTTGTTTCCATGTCAAATTCACATTACACGTTATGCATATAATATGATCTCATCCAGAATATTCAATTGCTAATTACCTCTGGATCCTAATTAAATAGAACACATTTTCAAATTCCAGAAATATGTTAATACTGGTTGGTGTATTAAAATTCAGAACCTACATACAAATCTAGAGCCAAATCATGTACAAGTCAAAAAAGGACCAGCCATTATGAAGCATATCTAACCCATCGTTAAGCAGAGTAGCATCCAATTCAAGAAGGATATCAGGCGAGTCTATTATAGAAAAGCATAGCAATATGAAAAAGAGCAACTTGGCTTGAAACTTTAAGGAGTCCTGGCACAAGTAAATCGGCTGGAACTACTCATGCTATGCACCAATAGTTCAAGTTAACCAGAGACAGAGTCTCTACCTTGAAGTGTAAAATAAAACGCACATATGCTCACAGAGGATGTTTTACTTATCcatataatgaaaaaaaaaaaataccgaGCTATTTTCGATATCATTTATGCAATGTTCTGCTCCATCGTCACTTGAAGAAACCACATTCTCCTCATCTTCAGTGATGGTCCGCACAGATGCCATCGCTGCAGCTGATGCGGATCTGCAAAAGGTCATCAAAAGAATTTCTCCATACTGTCAACCAGATGTTCATGGAGAAGACTATATCTTCACACTACAGAACATGAAACTAAATAACTTCTTGCTTCATAGCTTTCAACTGCATGGACATGTCACTATAAACCAATAGCTAATTCACAAGCTACAATTCCAATTCTATAAAAGTATTGCAATAATGCTTTGAGTTCTGCAATATCAATCAGATGTGTTCAGACAAAGTCAGTGAGGAAATACATCTAAATATTACTGGAACCAGACAAAAGTTCATTTAGAGAGAATGTGAACAAAAAGAAGCAACAAAGAAAAAACATAGACAGCAGTCATTGCTAGACAGCCAGGCCAAGACCAACAAGTCCAACTCCAGAGCCTAAACTTCTGAACTCTGATGATGTCATTTTATCAGTATCATGATGAACAAAGAAACTGTTCCACTAAGCCAGCCAAAAAAAACCAGCTTAATCCCTGATCTTATTTCAAATATATGGCAAAACTCACAAGCAAAGCACAACATTTTCAATTCAGGTCCAACAAATGCATTGCTCAGCAGCTCAATTCAACCAACAAGTGTGAAAATCAGATTGAAGGAAGTCTTAGTCTACGTCTTGTATGTAACTGAAAGCTATCAAATAAACCTAAACATCAGGATGAAGGAAGCTTTATCCACTACACTTCTTGTATTTCAGCTTCCTGCCAAGTCTACTTATGAGAATGAAAAAAATCagcaaggagaaagaaaaaccgATCGTAACTACATAATGCAGCAGACTTTAAGTAACTCTCTGCATTTCGCAAGTCTAGtacctttcccttttatttctaAGCAGATCACACGTACACAATGAATGTTGAAAAGAAATTCAATAGTGGAAACCACTAGAGCAAGAACCAAATTTTACCAGAAGGTAGGAACTTGGACACAATGTAATAAAATTACGGAAAACCAATAATTGCAAGATCTTTCTAAAATCTTAGTATTAAAGTGCTGCATCATAACTTTTGTGAATCGAAATTATTGAATGAAGTAACAACTCCAAGATCTTCAGCTAATGTCAATCAGAGTAGAACTCAAGGAAGGCTTCATCAAGCACAAATGATTGCAGTGAGGAGGCTCTAGTTCTGATATCAGTTCAAGAACTACCACATCATATGTAGTTAGTGAATTCTTCAAGAGTCACATACAAATATCCCAACCATACATTTAGCCTTGTAACAAAAAGGTACCCGCCTCTTCTGACAAATATAACGAAGCAAGCTAACCAGAAGTTCTTCTATGCATGTCTACAGTCATCAGCTTGGAAAAAGGAACCAAAAGAACAGCATGGTAATCACAAAAGAACAAGGCCATACCTCTGCGACTGGCGCAACCCCATAGCCACATCAAGGGTTGTTTGCTTTAAGTTGGTAGAAGACCTGCCTCTGCCTCTCCCTCGTCCTCTGCCTCTGGAGGTAGTCTTACCAACATCAGAAGCATCTTTGCACCCTCTTGTCCTGGCCTTTGAACTAGACAACACACTGGTGCCCTCATCATCACTAAAGGAAACTGCACTTCCAACTCCAGTATTTCCCATGTCCTACAAATATCAGAATAACACTTCATACAAAGATCCATGTAATATAAACCCCATATATACTGCAGAAAATCCATAGATAGAAAAATTCATCATTGGCATTGAGATCCTTACTTCCAACAATTGTCCAGAAGATGTAAACTGCAGCGTATCTTTTGTCTGAGAGGCTCTTTCTTTGACTCGTTCCTGCAAACGTTTTGCAAACTCCCGCAGATAAGATGTAGTTTTACAACTTATGACCAATGTGCTACTCTCTAACCACACAAACCAATTTCATGCTGCAAACAGAGCAGTTGCCTGCTGGCAAAATTCTCTTTTAATGACAGCTTGCCCTCACCAATAGTAGGTAGTGTTGACTTACAGCATCTAATATCCAAGCTGTCTCATGAGTTACATGCATATGCAGACTGACACAAAGGGAAGTACATAATGAAAACATCCAGTGCACAAGGCACCTGTGGCTGCAGGGTAGGAAGAGGGAAAGACATAGGCCTCTAGATCACCAAGTGCAAGCTTGGCATTGCACAATAAGTACCCTCCTAATTACCTCCCCCAGCTCTCCCTCAGAGAAAGAGTGTGAGCATGGCAAAAAATTCGAAAAGCAGCAAAGATAGCTCATATGGGCAAAAGAATACAATCCCTAATTGAGGAGCTTTCCATCAGTTACAACATTAGCAGACACAAACAGCAAAATACATGTATATTTGTGGCACAGAATGAAACTTTGACAAACCACTATAAGTTAATCTAGCATGCTTAACATGCAAACTCGCTGACATTCTTAATTAAATGTTTCTGCAacaagtcatgaatatcatgaCTTATTTAGACAGCTTATGTTTTGATCCACAGAGAACAAGGTGAAACACTCTCGTCAGCAAACTCAAAATATACTGTGACTAATAGTTGAGCGAACCATCTtgcccaaaaaagaaaaaataaatataaaaatgaaCCATCTTGCctataaaaatttcaagaatctAACTGTAGTTCTATTAACATTTACGAGTCGCGCACATGATAGTCCCCTTCTTCCACTTTTcccaaagaaaaatggaaaggaaAACATGCTCACCAATGTATTTACTAACGTAAGATAAATTTATGACCAAAGCAAATGACCTCATGCAAATGCTTTTGTCAAATGAAAAGGTCATGACAGCAATTTAATTTAAGTTGGATAAAGGTTTCTTGCCTGTAAACTTTCTCCAACTTTGACAATTATATCTTTCTCATCAAACTTCAGCGAATCTGAATCCCGTGCAATTTTGTTCTGTTGAATAATACCAAATCATTGTATTAGAGTACAAAGAACATTGAGAAGAAATTTCCTACAGTGCAACCTTGCTGAACAAAAACAATTCAATGTCCAATGAAACAGATTGAATACTTACACGAGTTTCTTCAAGATTGTACCGGACACAAGAATAAAAAGCCATTTTGTCATCTTTGCTAACAAAGTTGTGTAATGCAATATCCAAGTCATTAACAGGAAGAATCTCCATTTTCTGTGTAAACAGTTATCATCAAATACCACAAAATGATGAAAGGAAAAACCTAACAAAAAGAGGGAAACAGGTAGTGTAAGAATTCACAACACCGTTAACCCTGAATTTACTCTGTAATACATtcgaacaaaaagaaaaatcataagagggaaagaaaataaaagtctTCTGTATCAATGAAAAGAAGCTGATATATGAGAGTAAAGaatgtaaaatataattgaaaacttcatcacaTTGTTCAAACTCTGCTCTGTTAGAATATTTCTTCAACTCTTTGCAGCAAGTGAAGATAAAGCAGAGACGAGGGGATACTTCACGCTTTGTGAGGTGAAACAAGCCCACTTTCAGCAATGAGAATGGATTGCAATTAGAAGTAGAAAGGTACTAAAAGGCTCAGTTGTTGGATTAATCTATATTGAACCTAAGAAGTAAAACAGGTATCATAAGATTCAGAATTGAACTAATACCAGATTATGCTCGGCAACCAAAGCTTCAATGTTTTGCTGATTTAGTTCTTCCGGTCGAAGACGCTCAGAATCATCAATTTTAGCTGGTAATACATGAGAAACTTAATTAatcaaacaccaaaaaaaatggaGTAACCTTGGATCACAGATATAAGATACGTAGGTGATAGGACACGAGAGGAAGAAAGTGGATTCTATTTGAATAACTTACACCACATTTTTTATAGCACCCAAGGCATATCTAAAATTTCTTAAATTTATGGTTGAATTTTGAGCAGCCCACCAATTGAACATACTCTTGTACTTTGATTTACCAAGGCATTCAACTCCAACTTTGGTTTTTTTCCAATGTCGAGAAAAGTTTTCACAACCAAATTTTATTTCTCTTCCTGTTCTGCCATTGAGCCTTGACATGTGCCACAAACTTATTATCAACAATAAGTTAAATTGAATGTTTAACCCTCCACAACACAAGCAACCAGCTAAGTATGTCGCTCAAAAAGTCAGCAAAATGCTAAGGTGACATATTTAGGACATGAAGGTTCATAGAAATGGGCCATTTAGCATCTGCAGTAGATATTTATCATTCATAGACATCTAATTCTGATGTGAACCAAACTTCCAGAATCAATAGCTATATTTAGTATCTATGGCTATATTAAACGTTACAACTTTAGTTTACAAAACAGACCATTGTGtattgaagaaagaaaattcaGTTGATAATAAAATTAGCCACCGAGAAGGTTCCTCTCATGGTAAACATTGTTTACTCTCACCTACTATATGGAACAAAACCATCACCTCTATTGTATGAGTATACAAGTCAATTTGGCAAAACATCTAAATACAACTATTTGATGGTGAAAGTTAATTTCAAAAAAGTCTTTTTGATTAAAAGTATAACACAATACAACTACTGTGTACATAGTCTACATAAGCTTGTAGCAAGCCATTAAGCATTTTTCATGTAACAATTACACTTTCAAATATAGTGTAAGAACAGATTACACATCTAGTATCTTCTCATtatctttttcaagaaataatATAATAGTATCCTGCAAGTTGACATAAATAGATGAACCTTTtacaactaaaacaaaagaataaagatTAACATCCTTAAAAGTTACACTTTTAAGACGGCATGCAGTATCCACGGAATACCAATAATCTGACATCAAATAAGACTATAAATACCTTCCTTCTGgtcttttcttgaaattttagaGAATATGAGAATATCCTGGGGATTTGCAACCTATAATCACAAAACAATTATGCATCTGTAGAGTTCAGGAAGAAAAGAATACTATTTCCTCTCTCAATATAATAAATGGAAGAAGGTACCTTCCCCACATACTTCTGTCCAAACCTCTGAGGATTTATCGTCATAAAACCAGAGTAGTCTACCTGTCACACTCAAATGAGCAGGATGGATAAGAAGTACATAAAGAATGACAAATGCGAAACGAGAACCACATACAAGATGGGAGTCACCTTTACTCGAACTAAAGGAAGCTTGAGTTCTGACTTGTTAACAGCCTTTTGGCCAGACCTCTTTATCAGATTGCTCACCTGCTCCatcaaaatttcatttaagtTTGTGCAAGATTAGTGGGAAAGTTAAAGAAGAAGACAAATACTAtctaaagaaagaaaactaaaagaaattttcaacagACTTTTTCTTTGAACCTCCAATACAGCTTGATATATGTGAAGACCAAAAGAGTTAccaaaattacaagaataacATTTATGAATCTTAAAATTGTGCCATGCTGAAGACTGCGATAGGCAAAATATATCGTTGACCACAAACCATACATATTACACATTACACATT
The Coffea arabica cultivar ET-39 chromosome 6c, Coffea Arabica ET-39 HiFi, whole genome shotgun sequence genome window above contains:
- the LOC113694094 gene encoding double-strand break repair protein MRE11-like isoform X3; the protein is MEFMDNLSAIDILSACNLVNYFGKTVLGGSGVGQITLYPILIRKGSTSVALYGLGNIRDERLNRMFQTPHAVQWMRPEAQEGCQVSDWFNILVLHQNRVKTNPKNAINEHFLPRFMDFIVWGHEHECLVDPQEVPGMGFHITQPGSSVATSLIEGESKQKHVLLLEIKGNQYRPTKIPLASVRPFEYTEVVLKDEPDIDPNDQNSILEHLDKVVSNLIKRSGQKAVNKSELKLPLVRVKVDYSGFMTINPQRFGQKYVGKVANPQDILIFSKISRKDQKEAKIDDSERLRPEELNQQNIEALVAEHNLKMEILPVNDLDIALHNFVSKDDKMAFYSCVRYNLEETRNKIARDSDSLKFDEKDIIVKVGESLQERVKERASQTKDTLQFTSSGQLLEDMGNTGVGSAVSFSDDEGTSVLSSSKARTRGCKDASDVGKTTSRGRGRGRGRGRSSTNLKQTTLDVAMGLRQSQRSASAAAMASVRTITEDEENVVSSSDDGAEHCINDIENSSEEKSVRGKGQKRAAPRGRGRGSTTASKRGRKSDNTSSSFHKMLMNRDDDDDDDDDDMAKKNRSQTRATRNYGALRR
- the LOC113694094 gene encoding double-strand break repair protein MRE11-like isoform X2, with the protein product MSGSSSEDASNTLRILVATDCHLGYMEKDEIRRHDSFRAFEEICSIAEQKQVDFLLLGGDLFHENKPSRSTLVKAMEILRRYCLNDQPVQFQVVSDQTVNFANSFQHSWKSRRSCWSGMEFMDNLSAIDILSACNLVNYFGKTVLGGSGVGQITLYPILIRKGSTSVALYGLGNIRDERLNRMFQTPHAVQWMRPEAQEGCQVSDWFNILVLHQNRVKTNPKNAINEHFLPRFMDFIVWGHEHECLVDPQEVPGMGFHITQPGSSVATSLIEGESKQKHVLLLEIKGNQYRPTKIPLASVRPFEYTEVVLKDEPDIDPNDQNSILEHLDKVVSNLIKRSGQKAVNKSELKLPLVRVKVDYSGFMTINPQRFGQKYVGKVANPQDILIFSKISRKDQKEAKIDDSERLRPEELNQQNIEALVAEHNLKMEILPVNDLDIALHNFVSKDDKMAFYSCVRYNLEETRNKIARDSDSLKFDEKDIIVKVGESLQERVKERASQTKDTLQFTSSGQLLEDMGNTGVGSAVSFSDDEGTSVLSSSKARTRGCKDASDVGKTTSRGRGRGRGRGRSSTNLKQTTLDVAMGLRQSQRSASAAAMASVRTITEDEENVVSSSDDGAEHCINDIENSSEEKSVRGKGQKRAAPRGRGRGSTTASKRGRKSDNTSSSFHKMLMNRDDDDDDDDDDMAKKNRSQTRATRNYGALRR
- the LOC113694094 gene encoding double-strand break repair protein MRE11-like isoform X1 yields the protein MSGSSSEDASNTLRILVATDCHLGYMEKDEIRRHDSFRAFEEICSIAEQKQVDFLLLGGDLFHENKPSRSTLVKAMEILRRYCLNDQPVQFQVVSDQTVNFANSFGHVNYEDPHFNVGLPVFSIHGNHDDPAGVDNLSAIDILSACNLVNYFGKTVLGGSGVGQITLYPILIRKGSTSVALYGLGNIRDERLNRMFQTPHAVQWMRPEAQEGCQVSDWFNILVLHQNRVKTNPKNAINEHFLPRFMDFIVWGHEHECLVDPQEVPGMGFHITQPGSSVATSLIEGESKQKHVLLLEIKGNQYRPTKIPLASVRPFEYTEVVLKDEPDIDPNDQNSILEHLDKVVSNLIKRSGQKAVNKSELKLPLVRVKVDYSGFMTINPQRFGQKYVGKVANPQDILIFSKISRKDQKEAKIDDSERLRPEELNQQNIEALVAEHNLKMEILPVNDLDIALHNFVSKDDKMAFYSCVRYNLEETRNKIARDSDSLKFDEKDIIVKVGESLQERVKERASQTKDTLQFTSSGQLLEDMGNTGVGSAVSFSDDEGTSVLSSSKARTRGCKDASDVGKTTSRGRGRGRGRGRSSTNLKQTTLDVAMGLRQSQRSASAAAMASVRTITEDEENVVSSSDDGAEHCINDIENSSEEKSVRGKGQKRAAPRGRGRGSTTASKRGRKSDNTSSSFHKMLMNRDDDDDDDDDDMAKKNRSQTRATRNYGALRR